One window of the Paraburkholderia sp. PGU19 genome contains the following:
- a CDS encoding DUF971 domain-containing protein, which translates to MSGLKPDTPVPAGVVVHAVSRVLELQYADGKSYRVPFELMRVYSPSAEVRGHGPGQETLQTGKREVSITALEGVGNYALQPTFSDGHNTGIYSWDLLWDLATRQDELWAEYFAKLKAAGVDRDAPMPVSGPAHGHRH; encoded by the coding sequence ATGAGTGGATTGAAACCCGACACGCCGGTGCCCGCCGGCGTCGTCGTTCATGCCGTGTCGCGCGTGCTCGAATTGCAGTACGCGGACGGCAAGAGTTACCGCGTGCCGTTCGAGTTGATGCGCGTCTATTCGCCGTCGGCGGAAGTGCGCGGCCACGGCCCGGGCCAGGAGACGCTGCAGACAGGCAAGCGCGAGGTGTCGATCACAGCGCTCGAAGGCGTTGGGAACTATGCGCTGCAGCCGACTTTCTCCGACGGCCATAACACGGGCATCTATTCGTGGGACTTGCTGTGGGACCTCGCGACCCGCCAGGACGAACTCTGGGCCGAGTATTTCGCCAAACTTAAGGCGGCAGGCGTCGACCGGGACGCGCCGATGCCCGTATCCGGCCCTGCGCACGGCCACAGACACTGA
- the ubiE gene encoding bifunctional demethylmenaquinone methyltransferase/2-methoxy-6-polyprenyl-1,4-benzoquinol methylase UbiE — protein sequence MTKTHFGYQTVDEQEKAKKVAGVFHSVASNYDLMNDLMSGGMHRAWKAFTIAQANVRPGYRVLDIAGGTGDLSKTFAKQAGETGEVWHTDINESMLRVGRDRLIDKGIITPTLLCDAEKIPFPDNYFDVVTVAFGLRNMTHKDAALAEMRRVLKPAGRVLVLEFSKVWDPLKKAYDVYSFKVLPWLGERFAKDAESYRYLAESIRMHPDQETLKTMMEQAGLEAVKYYNLSAGVVALHVGTKY from the coding sequence ATGACCAAAACCCACTTCGGCTATCAGACAGTCGACGAACAGGAAAAAGCGAAGAAAGTGGCCGGCGTGTTCCACTCGGTCGCCTCCAACTATGACCTGATGAACGACCTGATGTCGGGCGGGATGCACCGCGCGTGGAAGGCGTTCACGATCGCGCAGGCCAACGTGCGGCCCGGCTACCGGGTGCTCGACATTGCGGGCGGCACGGGCGATCTGTCGAAGACCTTCGCGAAGCAGGCGGGCGAGACGGGCGAAGTGTGGCACACGGACATCAACGAATCGATGCTGCGCGTGGGCCGCGACCGCCTGATCGACAAGGGCATCATCACCCCGACGCTGCTCTGCGACGCCGAGAAAATCCCGTTTCCGGACAATTACTTCGACGTGGTGACGGTGGCATTCGGCTTGCGCAACATGACGCACAAGGACGCGGCGCTCGCCGAGATGCGCCGCGTGTTGAAGCCGGCCGGGCGCGTGCTCGTGCTGGAATTTTCGAAAGTGTGGGACCCGCTCAAGAAGGCGTACGACGTCTATTCTTTTAAGGTGCTCCCCTGGCTCGGCGAGCGCTTCGCGAAGGACGCAGAGAGCTACCGCTACCTGGCCGAATCGATCCGCATGCATCCGGATCAAGAAACTTTGAAGACGATGATGGAACAAGCAGGCCTCGAAGCCGTCAAATATTACAATTTGTCAGCTGGCGTGGTAGCCTTACATGTGGGGACGAAATACTAA
- a CDS encoding TIM44-like domain-containing protein, translating into MSDSNLSSRCKVKGAWARRIGLIAMVGLISIGTLASLDAEAKRMGGGRSIGRQSNITQPSQQSAPSQSPGAPSQAMQQQRPATPPPTPAAQPNRSRWLGPIAGLAAGLGIAALLSHLGLGEAFAGMMSNLIVIALIAFVAVWLIRKFVARKRDAQTPAYAGGAPTLNAGGTGYAQEPRYTAPPTGSYLGPQGNPLTTPEVAAAPAVPAGFDTEAFLRNAKVYFVRLQAAWDAGNMDDIREFTTPEMFAEVRVDLSSRGAEKNQTDVVKLDADLLGVEDRGSEYLASVRFHGLIRETSGSAAEPFEEIWNLSKRTGEGWLLAGIQQVNLH; encoded by the coding sequence ATGTCTGATTCGAATCTGTCATCTCGTTGTAAGGTCAAGGGGGCATGGGCGAGGAGAATCGGACTGATCGCGATGGTCGGCCTGATTTCGATCGGCACGCTGGCCTCGCTCGACGCCGAAGCGAAACGCATGGGCGGCGGCCGCAGTATCGGGCGTCAGTCGAACATCACCCAGCCGTCACAGCAGTCGGCGCCTTCGCAGTCGCCGGGTGCGCCGTCGCAGGCGATGCAGCAGCAGCGTCCCGCCACGCCGCCGCCCACGCCCGCTGCGCAGCCTAACCGCTCGCGCTGGCTCGGGCCGATCGCCGGTCTCGCGGCGGGTCTCGGCATCGCAGCGCTGCTGTCGCACCTCGGTCTTGGCGAAGCGTTCGCCGGCATGATGTCGAACCTGATCGTGATCGCGCTGATCGCGTTCGTCGCCGTCTGGTTGATCCGCAAGTTCGTCGCCCGCAAGCGCGACGCGCAGACGCCGGCTTACGCGGGCGGCGCGCCGACGCTGAACGCGGGCGGCACGGGTTACGCGCAGGAGCCGCGCTACACGGCGCCGCCGACGGGCTCGTACCTCGGGCCGCAAGGCAACCCGCTGACGACGCCTGAAGTCGCCGCCGCGCCGGCCGTTCCGGCAGGCTTCGATACGGAAGCGTTCCTGCGCAACGCGAAGGTCTACTTCGTGCGCCTGCAGGCTGCGTGGGACGCGGGCAACATGGACGACATCCGCGAGTTCACGACGCCTGAAATGTTTGCCGAAGTGAGGGTCGACCTGAGTTCGCGGGGCGCCGAAAAGAACCAGACGGACGTCGTGAAGCTGGACGCCGATCTGCTGGGCGTCGAAGATCGCGGCAGCGAATATCTCGCGAGCGTGCGCTTCCACGGTCTTATCCGCGAAACGTCGGGCAGTGCGGCGGAGCCGTTCGAGGAAATCTGGAACCTGTCGAAGCGCACTGGCGAAGGCTGGCTGCTCGCAGGCATCCAGCAAGTGAATCTTCACTGA
- a CDS encoding SCP2 sterol-binding domain-containing protein translates to MTLAAKPFAAAVNHLLARETWARERLTPYAGKIARLSCPPVTLILLVQPDGYLSAVDESEAHNTFDVTVSVPPDAVPAFLQGGQAAVMKHVKIEGDAEFATVIAKLAEHLRWEPEEDLAKLIGDGPAWRIASVARTVGDHALRTGRNLVESVAEYLLDENPQLVRRTALDDFNVELARARDALARVEKRIERLEQKVEARGANAPGGAATSRGTR, encoded by the coding sequence ATGACCCTTGCCGCCAAGCCCTTCGCTGCTGCCGTCAACCATCTGCTCGCTCGCGAAACGTGGGCGCGCGAACGTCTCACCCCGTACGCCGGCAAGATTGCGCGGCTGTCCTGTCCTCCCGTCACGCTGATTTTGCTGGTGCAGCCGGACGGCTATCTGAGCGCCGTCGACGAAAGCGAAGCGCACAACACGTTCGACGTCACCGTCTCGGTGCCGCCGGACGCCGTCCCCGCGTTCCTGCAGGGCGGCCAGGCGGCCGTAATGAAGCACGTGAAGATCGAAGGCGACGCCGAGTTCGCGACAGTCATCGCGAAGCTTGCCGAGCATCTGCGCTGGGAGCCGGAAGAAGATCTGGCCAAGCTGATCGGCGACGGGCCCGCGTGGCGGATCGCGTCGGTGGCGCGCACGGTCGGCGACCATGCGCTACGCACGGGCCGCAATCTGGTCGAATCGGTTGCCGAATATCTGCTGGACGAAAACCCGCAGCTCGTGCGCCGCACCGCGCTCGACGACTTCAACGTCGAGCTGGCGCGCGCCCGCGACGCGCTCGCGCGCGTCGAAAAGCGCATCGAGCGTCTCGAACAGAAGGTCGAAGCCCGCGGCGCCAATGCGCCGGGCGGCGCCGCCACGTCGCGCGGCACGCGCTA